The Capsicum annuum cultivar UCD-10X-F1 chromosome 1, UCD10Xv1.1, whole genome shotgun sequence sequence TTAAGGGGTTTTTTGGAGGACTTCCGGGGGATGAACCAAATATGCActtggtgaattttatcaatatttgcaaatcctttgataACCCTGGTGTTGGCCAAAATGCAATTTTTCTTCGGTTGTTCCCACTGTCTTTGTTTGGCAAGGCAACAATATGGTTGAATAAGTTGGCCGTcaattttataaagaaaattgaaaagagctttcctagaaaggttctttctgctctccaggatgttacagttgagggatgaagtcaacaacttcaaaaaattaCCAAATGAGGCACTGCATGAAACTTGGATGCAATTCAAGAAAAAGTTGACACAGTGCCccaaccataagatgactgacaAGCATTTAATGGAGACTTTTTATAGATCCTTGAACTCTATAACCAAACCAACAGTTGACAATACAATAGGAGGAGCATTCATAGAGCTTACATTCAATGAGGCTGCAGACATGTTGGAGCAgttgactaagacaagtagagcttggcacatcagggattctgtggtagcaagccctactatgtTTAGTGATATATCAATGGATCAACTTCGGAAAGAGGAGGAACGTGAGTAAGATATGGCACACATGAAAACACAGATGGATCTACTTACTAAACACTTATTATTCGAGAAGACTGAGAAGGTAAAAGCTGTTAGGTCGTAAGGCAGAGCTGATTCTGATTTTGAAGAGGAGgcgaactatctaaataatcaaagAGGTTTCTGAGTCAATAACTAAGAGAAttaaggtcagaactattatgacaaggctggtTACAAAGATAGGGACCAAGGGAGTTGGAAGAACAAAAATGATAGGAATAGACTGTATATACCTCCTGGAAATTGGACTAATGCAGCTACCAATTCAGGCAAGATGTcaatggaggacatgatggagaaactattaaagggagttgaggctaccgaTGCTGGGGTGACGACAATGAAGAGTGACTTATCTTTCATGAGCCAGCTAGTAAATTCACACTCAACTTTTATTAAGTAgttagagcagcagatgagccaactctcggTAGCATTTAATCAAAGGAAGAGCGGTACCTTGCCTAGCGATACAATGCAGAATCCTTAGAACGATCGCTCTTGCATGGCAGTTACCATTTGGAGTGATAAAGTATTACGTGGACCTACTGTGGGCAAGGCTATGATTGACAATGTGATCGAAGAAGAGGTAGAAGCTGATGAAACCCATCCAGTAGAGTCTAAGAAGCTAGATAGTAATGTGAGTACATCTAACCATCAACATGTTGATGAGttagaggaagaaaaaaagaagaaggaggaagtGGTTACTACTCTTCCAAAACCACCGTCGCCCTTTCCTCATAGATTGAAGAAAAAAGCCGATGATACAAGATTTATACAATTCATGGCGATGTTGAAGCAGCTAATGgtaaatatgcctttagttgaggCATTAGAGAAGATGCCTGGGTATGCTAAGTTTATAAAAGACCTGGTAACGAAGAAGAGAATAGTGAGCTACGAACTGGTGGATAATCTTTACCATTGTGGTGCTATTTTAACAAGGTCTATGGTGCAAAAGAAAGTAGACCCAGGAGCATTTACTATTCCTTTCACTATCGCGTCTCTTGATTTTGTTAAAGCTTTATGTGAAGTGGGAGAAAGTATTAATCTGGTGCTACTTGCTGTTAATAAGaagttggggttgggggatcctacacccaCAAACATGCGACTAGTGATGGCGGACATGTCGGTAAAGCGGCCAGTGGTATTATATGATGTGCTAGTGAAGGTTGCCAGCTTTATATTCCCTGTGGATTTTTTTattgtggattttgaggtgcccataatcttgggtcgaccttttcttGCAACTGGAAGCATACTTATTGATTTGTGAGATAATAAGCTCTTGTTCAGGCTTAATGCTGAAGTAGTTTGGTTTGATGTATGTCAATCTATGAAGCAGCACaaggaaatgagtgtgttctctatTGTGGAtttttattatgaggatgagcaaGAAGTGCCGataaaggaaaaatttattaTCGAGCCTTTG is a genomic window containing:
- the LOC124897817 gene encoding uncharacterized protein LOC124897817, translated to MAVTIWSDKVLRGPTVGKAMIDNVIEEEVEADETHPVESKKLDSNVSTSNHQHVDELEEEKKKKEEVVTTLPKPPSPFPHRLKKKADDTRFIQFMAMLKQLMVNMPLVEALEKMPGYAKFIKDLVTKKRIVSYELVDNLYHCGAILTRSMVQKKVDPGAFTIPFTIASLDFVKALCEVGESINLVLLAVNKKLGLGDPTPTNMRLVMADMSVKRPVVLYDVLVKVASFIFPVDFFIVDFEVPIILGRPFLATGSILIDL